A stretch of the uncultured Trichococcus sp. genome encodes the following:
- a CDS encoding DUF4044 domain-containing protein yields the protein MLTKKTGATSSKFNKFSKFIIWIMLLAMVGGTFLSALYYLFINM from the coding sequence ATGTTGACAAAGAAAACTGGTGCTACCTCTTCAAAATTCAATAAATTCAGCAAATTCATCATTTGGATCATGTTGCTTGCCATGGTCGGAGGAACTTTCCTTTCCGCTCTGTACTATTTGTTCATAAATATGTAG
- the gndA gene encoding NADP-dependent phosphogluconate dehydrogenase, whose amino-acid sequence MSKQQIGVVGMAVMGKNLALNIESRGYSVSVFNRSGSKTEQVIAENPDKKLVPTYTIEEFVESLEKPRRIMMMVKAGEATDKTIQSLLPHLDKGDILIDGGNTFYKDTIRRSKELENSGINFIGTGVSGGEEGALKGPSIMPGGQREAYDLVAPILEQISAKAPDGEPCVAYIGKDGAGHFVKMVHNGIEYGDMQLIAEAYDIMFKYLGMSVEEIAAVFIEWNKGELDSFLIDITADILTKYDPATGKPMVEIILDRAGNKGTGKWTSQSALDLGVPLPLITESVFARYISALKTERVAASEILTGPAAATKEGLDKEAFVESIRKALYFSKIMSYAQGFAQLRVASEENDWDLNYGEIAKIWRAGCIIRAQFLQNITDAYEKNPELQNLLLDDYFVEITKQYQGAVREVVATAVGAGVPVPTFSSAVAYFDSYRSAVLPANIIQAQRDYFGAHTYERTDKAGSYHFEWDKEVEVPQD is encoded by the coding sequence ATGTCAAAACAGCAAATTGGCGTTGTCGGTATGGCCGTAATGGGCAAAAATCTAGCATTGAACATTGAAAGCAGAGGGTATTCCGTATCCGTATTCAACCGTTCAGGTTCAAAAACTGAGCAAGTGATCGCGGAAAACCCAGATAAAAAATTGGTTCCCACTTATACTATCGAAGAATTTGTTGAGTCTTTGGAAAAACCAAGAAGAATCATGATGATGGTAAAAGCTGGGGAGGCAACCGACAAAACGATCCAATCGTTGCTGCCTCATTTGGATAAAGGCGATATCCTGATCGACGGAGGGAATACTTTCTATAAAGATACAATCCGCCGCAGCAAAGAATTGGAAAATTCAGGCATCAATTTCATCGGAACGGGCGTTTCCGGTGGGGAAGAAGGCGCATTGAAAGGCCCTTCAATCATGCCGGGTGGACAACGCGAAGCATATGATCTGGTTGCACCGATTTTGGAACAGATTTCCGCTAAAGCTCCGGATGGCGAGCCATGTGTAGCCTATATCGGCAAAGATGGCGCCGGACATTTCGTTAAGATGGTCCACAACGGAATCGAGTACGGGGACATGCAATTGATTGCAGAAGCCTACGACATCATGTTCAAGTATCTTGGCATGTCAGTGGAAGAAATCGCTGCAGTCTTCATCGAATGGAACAAAGGCGAGTTGGACAGCTTCCTGATCGACATCACTGCTGATATCTTGACTAAATACGACCCTGCAACAGGAAAACCAATGGTCGAGATCATCCTGGACCGCGCCGGCAACAAAGGCACGGGCAAATGGACTTCCCAAAGCGCTTTGGACTTGGGAGTGCCGCTGCCGTTGATCACCGAATCCGTTTTTGCCCGTTACATCTCCGCTTTGAAGACAGAACGTGTCGCTGCCAGCGAAATTCTGACCGGACCTGCCGCTGCAACTAAAGAAGGTTTGGACAAAGAAGCGTTTGTTGAGAGTATCCGCAAGGCGCTGTACTTCAGCAAAATCATGAGCTATGCGCAAGGATTCGCTCAATTGCGCGTTGCCAGCGAAGAAAATGATTGGGATCTGAATTATGGCGAAATCGCTAAAATTTGGCGCGCAGGCTGCATCATCCGTGCGCAATTCCTGCAAAACATCACGGATGCTTACGAGAAAAATCCTGAATTGCAGAACTTGTTGTTGGACGACTACTTCGTGGAAATCACAAAACAATATCAAGGAGCTGTACGTGAAGTGGTTGCTACGGCTGTAGGTGCAGGCGTTCCGGTACCGACATTCTCATCTGCGGTAGCTTATTTCGATTCTTACCGTTCAGCTGTATTGCCTGCAAACATCATTCAAGCGCAACGCGACTACTTTGGAGCGCACACGTATGAGCGCACAGACAAGGCTGGTTCTTATCATTTTGAGTGGGATAAAGAAGTGGAAGTTCCACAAGACTAA
- a CDS encoding ROK family glucokinase, with protein MYKKFIGIDLGGTSVKLAILTAEGDIQQKWSIPTNINDEGTHIVPDIIASIKHHLDLYQMTADDFQGIGMGSPGAVDREAGTVEGAFNLNWKTPQPVREAIEREIGIPIFIDNDANVAALGEKWRGAGADDRDVVFVTLGTGVGGGIIAEGNLIHGTAGSGGEIGHMTVEPGGFDCTCGKKGCLETVASATGVVKLARKHAEEYAGNSQLKVIIDDGQEVTSKMVFDLAKEGDELAVLVVDRAAYYLGLACSHIGNLLNPAYIVIGGGVSAAGEFLLEQVRTYFADFTFPNVKKTTHIKLAALGNDAGIVGACYLALTETSK; from the coding sequence GTGTATAAAAAATTTATCGGTATTGATCTAGGCGGCACTTCAGTGAAATTGGCTATCTTGACAGCAGAGGGCGATATCCAGCAAAAATGGAGCATCCCAACGAACATCAATGATGAAGGGACTCACATCGTGCCTGATATCATCGCTTCGATCAAGCACCATCTGGATCTCTATCAAATGACTGCGGATGATTTTCAGGGCATCGGCATGGGGTCGCCGGGAGCGGTGGACCGTGAAGCGGGTACTGTCGAGGGAGCTTTCAACCTGAACTGGAAAACACCCCAGCCTGTGCGTGAAGCGATCGAGCGGGAAATCGGAATCCCTATTTTTATAGACAATGATGCAAACGTTGCCGCACTCGGAGAAAAATGGCGAGGTGCCGGTGCGGATGACCGCGACGTCGTATTTGTGACACTTGGCACAGGTGTCGGCGGAGGAATCATTGCGGAAGGAAATCTGATCCATGGTACTGCAGGGTCAGGCGGCGAAATCGGCCACATGACGGTCGAACCGGGCGGATTCGACTGCACCTGCGGCAAGAAAGGTTGTTTGGAGACTGTCGCCAGCGCAACAGGCGTCGTCAAATTGGCCCGCAAACATGCGGAAGAATATGCCGGCAATTCGCAGCTCAAAGTCATCATCGATGATGGCCAGGAAGTCACTTCCAAAATGGTGTTTGATTTGGCGAAAGAAGGTGACGAATTGGCCGTTCTTGTAGTCGATCGCGCTGCCTATTATCTGGGTTTGGCCTGTAGCCACATCGGGAATCTTCTGAATCCAGCTTACATCGTCATCGGCGGAGGCGTCTCTGCAGCCGGAGAATTCCTTTTGGAGCAAGTAAGAACCTATTTTGCTGACTTCACATTTCCGAACGTCAAGAAGACGACGCATATCAAATTAGCCGCGCTCGGGAATGATGCAGGAATAGTAGGGGCGTGCTACCTTGCACTGACGGAAACCAGCAAATAA
- a CDS encoding rhodanese-like domain-containing protein, whose product MNLTGIDIFNIALWIFIIGYAIYQAYFYFQRKNAATVLTAEEFRKDLRKAQLIDVRERTEFEAGHILGARNIAYSAFKQRYPEIRKDQPIYLYDQNSMLSGRCAAILKKNGYKNIFILKGGYAGWDGKVKKGI is encoded by the coding sequence TTGAATTTAACAGGAATTGATATTTTTAACATCGCATTATGGATATTCATCATCGGATATGCCATTTATCAAGCTTATTTTTATTTCCAAAGAAAGAATGCGGCGACAGTATTGACTGCAGAGGAATTCAGAAAAGATCTGCGGAAAGCGCAATTGATCGATGTCCGCGAAAGAACGGAGTTCGAAGCTGGCCACATTTTGGGAGCGAGAAATATCGCTTATTCGGCATTCAAGCAACGCTACCCAGAAATCCGCAAAGATCAGCCGATCTATCTGTATGACCAAAATTCCATGTTGAGCGGACGCTGCGCAGCAATTTTGAAAAAAAATGGTTACAAAAATATTTTCATCCTGAAGGGCGGCTATGCCGGCTGGGATGGGAAAGTCAAAAAAGGCATCTGA
- a CDS encoding HAMP domain-containing histidine kinase has protein sequence MPTKKRGNPKSIRWKWGFLLSIAFFLLYFLSALLMLNVYKSYQYDQQKEEAENLLYSVQSALSEIDTKLSVNSVESMFEKISVSTVTKGLQSVGNYPFLEDLKSRGANIRVFDTDGQLLYETQKSYTTFIKNPDTYVRETKLNDLEAFVAGSPILSQEDSFLLGYVQIVFRLNDYHKVVSQMTQYFWIATAIVLVLSAAAGYGIAIYFFRPIKQMVDTMDAIEEDTLSETRIKISKSKDEFTDLSVHINGLLDKMALYVTQQKQFVEDVSHELRTPTAIVEGHLKLLNRWGKEDPQILDESLAASLTEIQRMKTLVQEMLDLSRAEQVEIHYKNEVTPIRNVVLHTFHNFKMLYPDFVFNLDDDLNREIYVNIYRNHFEQILVILMDNAVKYSTDRHEIHLSISESMSYVQIAIQDFGEGMSQEDQQKIFSRFYRVDKARSRNKGGNGLGLSIAKELLEGYKGDITVESVLGHGSVFRIQLPILKDYAPDEEL, from the coding sequence ATGCCAACCAAAAAAAGAGGAAATCCCAAGTCCATTCGGTGGAAATGGGGTTTTCTTTTAAGTATCGCTTTCTTCTTGCTGTATTTTCTGTCCGCTTTACTGATGCTTAATGTCTACAAAAGCTATCAATATGATCAACAAAAAGAGGAAGCCGAAAACTTGCTTTATTCGGTCCAATCAGCCTTGTCCGAAATCGATACGAAGCTGTCCGTCAACAGCGTAGAAAGCATGTTCGAAAAAATTTCTGTTTCGACTGTGACGAAAGGCCTCCAATCTGTCGGCAACTATCCATTTTTGGAGGATCTCAAGAGCAGAGGGGCGAACATCCGCGTATTCGATACAGATGGGCAGTTGCTTTATGAAACTCAGAAGAGTTATACGACATTCATCAAAAATCCCGATACTTATGTGCGCGAAACAAAACTGAACGATCTTGAAGCATTTGTCGCAGGCAGCCCGATCCTCAGCCAGGAGGACTCTTTCCTGCTGGGATATGTACAGATTGTTTTCCGATTGAATGATTATCATAAAGTCGTCTCGCAAATGACGCAGTATTTTTGGATAGCGACGGCAATCGTTCTCGTTTTATCCGCGGCTGCCGGCTACGGTATCGCCATTTACTTCTTCAGGCCCATCAAACAGATGGTGGATACGATGGATGCGATCGAAGAGGACACCTTGTCGGAGACCCGCATCAAAATATCGAAAAGCAAGGACGAATTCACCGATCTTTCTGTCCACATCAACGGCCTGCTGGATAAGATGGCGCTGTACGTCACCCAGCAAAAGCAGTTTGTGGAGGACGTTTCGCATGAACTCCGCACCCCGACAGCCATTGTCGAGGGACATCTGAAATTGCTGAACCGTTGGGGCAAGGAAGATCCGCAAATCCTGGATGAGTCCCTTGCCGCTTCCTTGACCGAAATCCAGCGCATGAAGACTTTGGTCCAGGAGATGCTTGATCTTTCGAGGGCTGAACAAGTCGAAATCCATTATAAAAATGAAGTGACACCGATCCGGAACGTCGTACTGCATACGTTCCATAACTTTAAGATGTTGTATCCGGATTTCGTTTTCAATCTGGATGATGATCTGAATCGCGAGATTTATGTGAACATCTACCGCAACCATTTTGAGCAAATACTCGTGATATTGATGGACAACGCCGTTAAATATTCGACTGACCGGCATGAAATCCATCTTTCGATTTCCGAATCCATGTCCTATGTCCAGATTGCCATCCAAGATTTCGGCGAGGGGATGTCCCAGGAAGATCAGCAGAAGATCTTTTCGCGTTTTTATCGCGTCGATAAAGCAAGATCGCGGAATAAAGGCGGGAACGGCTTGGGCTTGTCGATCGCGAAAGAATTATTGGAAGGCTATAAAGGTGATATCACCGTCGAAAGCGTATTGGGACACGGATCTGTCTTCCGCATCCAGTTGCCGATTCTGAAGGATTATGCACCGGATGAGGAATTATAG
- a CDS encoding acylphosphatase, whose product MKKIKMTVNGRVQGVGFRYMTKMVADQIGISGIVKNEDDGSVYIEAVGPTDKIDAFITAVKRSPSPSGKVDTYKLEEDASIENYISFRVTN is encoded by the coding sequence ATGAAAAAAATCAAAATGACAGTGAACGGCCGGGTACAGGGCGTGGGGTTCCGTTATATGACAAAAATGGTGGCGGACCAGATCGGAATTTCCGGCATCGTCAAAAACGAGGATGACGGAAGTGTCTACATCGAAGCGGTAGGCCCGACTGATAAAATCGATGCTTTCATCACGGCGGTCAAACGCAGTCCGTCGCCAAGCGGCAAAGTCGATACCTACAAACTCGAAGAAGACGCAAGCATTGAGAATTACATAAGTTTTCGCGTAACCAATTGA
- a CDS encoding response regulator transcription factor — translation MENRDKQRILIIEDEKNLARFIELELKHEGYETEICYNGRAGLEAAMNQDWDVILLDLMLPELNGIEVCRRLRPVKDTPIIIMTARDSVIDRVSGLDHGADDYIVKPFAIEELLARVRALLRRIDIEEEQRKVKQTTVTYRDLTIEKENRVVRRGDEHIELTKREYELLLILMENINVVLSRDVLLNKVWGYKTEVETNVVDVYIRYLRNKIDVAGQESYIQTVRGTGYVMRS, via the coding sequence ATGGAAAATAGAGACAAACAAAGAATATTGATTATCGAAGATGAAAAAAATCTGGCGCGTTTCATCGAGCTTGAGTTAAAACACGAAGGCTACGAAACGGAAATTTGCTACAACGGCAGAGCCGGCCTTGAAGCCGCCATGAACCAGGATTGGGATGTCATCCTTTTGGATCTGATGCTTCCTGAATTGAACGGCATCGAAGTTTGCCGTCGTCTGCGTCCCGTCAAAGATACACCGATCATCATCATGACCGCCCGTGACTCCGTTATCGATCGTGTATCCGGTTTGGACCACGGAGCCGATGATTACATCGTGAAGCCATTTGCCATCGAAGAACTTTTGGCAAGGGTCCGTGCTTTGCTGCGCCGCATCGACATCGAAGAAGAGCAACGCAAGGTGAAGCAGACGACCGTCACTTACCGTGACTTGACAATCGAAAAGGAAAACCGCGTCGTGCGCCGTGGCGACGAGCACATCGAATTGACCAAACGCGAATACGAATTATTGTTGATCCTGATGGAAAACATCAATGTTGTGCTTTCAAGGGATGTATTGCTGAATAAAGTATGGGGATACAAAACAGAAGTGGAAACAAACGTAGTGGATGTATATATCCGATATCTGCGCAATAAAATTGATGTAGCCGGCCAAGAAAGTTATATCCAAACGGTTCGTGGCACCGGATACGTCATGCGCTCATAA
- a CDS encoding DUF1033 family protein, which translates to MYQVIRTEGEYEPWWFFEDWTDFIVESTEYADFQEAVAAYEQAAEKLSEAYPFQKTKEVYLTAYWSDGEIRFCENCDDDVQLYHGLMLLQDRKKLRPE; encoded by the coding sequence ATGTACCAAGTGATACGGACCGAGGGAGAATATGAACCTTGGTGGTTTTTTGAAGATTGGACGGATTTTATTGTGGAATCGACAGAGTATGCCGATTTCCAGGAGGCAGTCGCCGCCTATGAGCAGGCTGCCGAAAAACTATCGGAAGCCTATCCATTCCAAAAAACGAAGGAAGTCTACCTGACTGCCTACTGGTCGGACGGAGAAATCCGGTTTTGTGAGAACTGTGATGATGATGTACAATTATATCATGGGCTGATGCTGTTGCAGGACAGGAAAAAACTACGACCGGAATGA
- the yidC gene encoding membrane protein insertase YidC, translated as MKLKKKLLLSAEMMALLVVLTGCMQYDENKNPTGFIYDYLVVPTGNLIVMLAELLNGNYGLAIIAITIIVRLAIMPLNFSQIKKTMVQQEKMKYIKPELEDIQFRQKNAATPEEKAAVSQEMMALYKENNISMTGGVGCLPILIQMPIFTAMYQAVNLTPEISQSTFLGINLGVSSPLLAILAGVAYVIQGYVSTIGMPQETKSQMKSMMLMNPIMILMFSWSSPAGLALYWLAGGIFAAAQTALQNHMIKPKIQKQVEEEMKDRPVKKNVKMAKPASSSAPEQAVKALSAKNQQTDGKKGRNAGKQSRS; from the coding sequence ATGAAACTTAAAAAGAAGTTATTGCTTTCCGCGGAAATGATGGCCTTGTTAGTGGTCCTGACAGGCTGCATGCAATATGATGAGAATAAAAATCCGACTGGCTTCATATACGACTATTTGGTGGTGCCAACTGGCAATTTGATCGTTATGCTGGCGGAACTGCTTAATGGCAACTATGGACTGGCCATCATCGCCATCACAATCATTGTCCGCTTGGCTATCATGCCCTTGAACTTTAGCCAAATCAAAAAAACGATGGTGCAGCAAGAAAAAATGAAGTATATCAAACCAGAATTGGAAGATATCCAATTCCGTCAAAAAAATGCAGCGACACCTGAGGAAAAAGCGGCAGTTTCCCAAGAAATGATGGCATTGTACAAAGAAAACAACATCAGCATGACCGGCGGCGTCGGTTGCTTACCGATTCTGATTCAGATGCCGATTTTTACAGCTATGTATCAGGCCGTCAACTTGACGCCGGAAATCTCCCAAAGCACATTCCTTGGCATCAATCTTGGTGTAAGCAGTCCGTTGTTGGCAATCCTGGCTGGTGTGGCCTATGTGATCCAGGGCTACGTTTCCACAATCGGTATGCCGCAGGAAACCAAATCACAGATGAAATCGATGATGCTGATGAACCCGATCATGATTCTGATGTTCTCTTGGTCCTCACCAGCGGGGTTGGCCCTTTACTGGCTGGCTGGTGGCATTTTCGCCGCAGCCCAGACTGCGCTTCAGAATCACATGATCAAACCTAAAATCCAGAAGCAAGTCGAAGAAGAAATGAAGGATCGCCCGGTCAAAAAGAATGTGAAAATGGCTAAGCCAGCGTCCTCTTCAGCACCGGAGCAAGCGGTAAAAGCTTTGTCCGCCAAGAATCAACAGACGGATGGCAAAAAAGGCCGTAACGCAGGTAAACAATCAAGATCTTAG
- a CDS encoding DNA translocase FtsK gives MAKRTTTRKKKKATGQKISYELIGVLFLFSAALGIGQLGFAGIALANFFRFFVGETYPISLALFGAYGLYLILRGKEPKIRKNWLISGILLYSAALLYLHSQAFETVVMEGASVVSVTLARFLVDVRQADTASEMGGGLIGAAFYTGTHFLVSQWGTYIIIGLLVFFGVAVIFGFTTHDVMEVVRKVALIFGRNSKRAVLFTKDKVASSIIDSKTVKKPTRSNSVSTEKKTSIVEKAKNQIKSESAAKKLMKEEAEALKPSEKETLAEKEHEPVQLKIDSFQQQLEKAAEHKHADNEKSVSAQQASLSKTTAGGGEEDNSGDLEFEITAEQENRDYQLPPVTLLNEIKAIDQSNEYATIEKNVKKLEETFASFGVEAKVTKANLGPAVTKYEVQPAVGVKVSKIVNLNDDLALALAAKDIRIEAPIPGKSFIGIEVPNSEVSVVSFRDVMEGQKHTDKLLEVPLGRDISGVVQSANLTKMPHLLIAGATGSGKSVCINGIITSILMKAKPNEVKMMMIDPKMVELNVYNGIPHLLTPVVTNPRKAAQALHKVVTEMERRYELFAGTGMRNIDGYNNLIVEYNLENGENNPTLPYIVVIVDELADLMMVASNEVEDAITRLAQMARAAGIHMILATQRPSVDVITGIIKANVPSRIAFAVSSSIDSRTIIDGSGAEKLLGRGDMLFRPMGENKPIRVQGAFISDEEVEHIVTFVKNQQEANYVEEMMPTETVAAASEEPEDDLFGEAVEFIRSDETASISKLQRRFRIGYNRAARLIDEMEARGIVGPADGSKPRKVNISEGVYENDTDIPYESEV, from the coding sequence TTGGCGAAAAGAACGACGACAAGAAAGAAAAAGAAGGCGACCGGGCAGAAGATATCCTACGAGCTTATCGGCGTGCTGTTTCTTTTTAGTGCAGCCTTAGGGATCGGGCAACTCGGTTTTGCCGGTATAGCGCTGGCGAATTTTTTCCGTTTTTTTGTCGGTGAAACCTATCCGATCAGCTTGGCGCTGTTCGGTGCCTATGGTCTGTACTTGATTTTGAGAGGGAAAGAACCAAAAATAAGAAAGAACTGGCTGATCAGTGGTATCCTGCTTTATTCAGCTGCATTGCTTTATCTCCATTCGCAGGCTTTTGAGACAGTCGTAATGGAGGGGGCATCGGTCGTTTCCGTTACGCTTGCCCGCTTTTTGGTCGATGTCAGACAAGCGGATACGGCTTCAGAGATGGGCGGGGGCTTGATCGGGGCAGCGTTTTACACAGGAACCCATTTTTTGGTTTCGCAATGGGGCACTTACATCATCATTGGTCTGCTTGTGTTTTTTGGTGTGGCGGTCATATTCGGCTTCACGACGCATGATGTCATGGAAGTCGTGCGCAAAGTTGCCTTGATCTTCGGGCGCAACAGCAAACGAGCGGTACTTTTCACGAAAGATAAAGTGGCCAGCTCGATCATCGATTCGAAAACAGTGAAAAAACCGACCAGGTCCAACAGCGTTTCGACCGAGAAAAAAACTTCGATAGTCGAAAAAGCCAAAAATCAGATCAAGAGCGAGTCGGCAGCGAAAAAATTGATGAAGGAAGAAGCGGAAGCTTTGAAACCTTCAGAAAAGGAAACACTCGCCGAGAAAGAGCACGAACCCGTTCAGCTGAAAATCGACAGTTTCCAGCAGCAACTTGAAAAAGCAGCCGAACACAAACATGCGGACAATGAAAAGAGCGTGTCCGCCCAACAGGCCAGCCTTTCAAAAACAACGGCGGGAGGCGGCGAGGAAGACAACAGCGGCGATCTGGAGTTTGAAATCACCGCCGAGCAGGAAAACAGGGATTACCAATTGCCGCCTGTGACTTTATTGAATGAAATCAAAGCGATCGATCAATCGAATGAATATGCGACAATCGAAAAAAATGTCAAAAAACTGGAGGAGACGTTCGCCAGCTTCGGTGTAGAGGCCAAAGTCACGAAAGCGAACCTCGGGCCGGCCGTGACCAAATATGAAGTCCAACCAGCTGTCGGGGTGAAGGTCAGCAAAATCGTGAACCTCAATGATGATCTGGCTTTGGCTTTAGCGGCAAAAGACATCCGCATTGAAGCGCCGATACCCGGAAAATCCTTCATTGGAATCGAAGTGCCGAACAGTGAAGTCAGCGTCGTATCCTTCCGGGATGTCATGGAAGGCCAAAAGCACACAGACAAGCTGTTGGAGGTTCCGTTAGGCCGGGATATTTCCGGCGTTGTGCAAAGCGCGAATCTGACGAAGATGCCCCATCTACTGATTGCGGGTGCAACCGGAAGCGGAAAATCCGTCTGCATCAACGGCATCATCACGAGCATCTTGATGAAAGCCAAACCGAACGAAGTGAAGATGATGATGATCGATCCGAAAATGGTGGAATTGAATGTCTACAACGGCATTCCCCACTTGCTGACCCCGGTTGTCACGAATCCCCGCAAAGCAGCCCAAGCGCTCCACAAAGTTGTGACAGAAATGGAAAGAAGATATGAATTGTTTGCCGGTACCGGTATGCGCAATATCGATGGATACAACAATTTGATTGTCGAATACAATCTGGAGAATGGGGAAAATAATCCTACCTTGCCATACATAGTGGTCATTGTGGATGAGTTGGCCGACTTGATGATGGTGGCCAGCAATGAAGTTGAAGATGCGATTACCCGCTTGGCACAGATGGCACGGGCTGCGGGAATCCATATGATTTTGGCTACGCAACGGCCGAGCGTTGACGTCATCACCGGCATCATCAAAGCGAACGTCCCATCCCGGATTGCGTTTGCCGTATCCAGTTCGATCGATTCGAGAACGATAATCGATGGCTCCGGTGCAGAGAAGCTTCTGGGCAGAGGCGATATGCTCTTCCGTCCGATGGGTGAGAACAAACCGATCCGTGTGCAAGGAGCGTTCATTTCCGACGAGGAAGTCGAACATATTGTCACTTTCGTCAAAAACCAGCAAGAAGCGAACTATGTCGAGGAAATGATGCCGACCGAAACTGTGGCTGCTGCGAGCGAAGAGCCGGAAGATGATCTTTTCGGGGAAGCTGTAGAATTCATCAGATCGGATGAAACGGCGAGCATTTCCAAACTGCAGAGGAGATTCCGGATCGGCTATAATCGGGCAGCGCGCCTGATCGACGAGATGGAGGCAAGAGGCATTGTTGGACCGGCTGACGGAAGCAAGCCCAGAAAGGTGAACATCAGCGAAGGTGTATACGAAAATGATACGGATATTCCCTATGAATCTGAGGTTTGA